In a genomic window of Corvus hawaiiensis isolate bCorHaw1 chromosome Z, bCorHaw1.pri.cur, whole genome shotgun sequence:
- the STARD4 gene encoding stAR-related lipid transfer protein 4: MDPLPNPAPLASKLRNTLVRYHSIGDGEWRVAKKTKDATVWRKPSEEFSGYLYKAQGVVEDVTNRIVDHIRPGPYRLDWDSLMTSMDIMETFEENCCVMRYTTAGQLWNIIAPREFVDFSYTMSYEDGLLTCGISLDYGEVRPNFVRGFNHPCGWFCVPLKDSPGHSLLTGYIQTELRGMLPQSAVDTAMSSTLANFYSDLKKALKT; this comes from the exons ATGGATCCCCTGCCCAATCCTGCGCCCCTGGCCTCGAAGCTGCGGAACACGCTGGTTCGGTACCACAGCATCGGAGACGGCGAGTGGAGGGTGGCGAAGAAAACC aaagatgCAACGGTGTGGCGTAAACCGTCAGAGGAATTCAGTGGATACCT CTACAAAGCTCAAGGAGTGGTGGAAGATGTTACTAACAGAATAGTGGATCATATTCGCCCTGGACCTTACAGGCTAGACTGGGACAGCCTAATGACTTCAATGGACATCATGGAAACATTTGAAGAG AACTGCTGTGTGATGCGCTATACAACTGCCGGCCAGCTGTGGAACATCATAGCACCAAGGGAGTTTGTTGATTTCTCTTACACCATGAGCTATGAAGATGGGCTCCTAACATGTG GTATAAGCCTGGACTATGGAGAGGTGAGACCGAATTTTGTCCGTGGATTCAATCACCCTTGCGGTTGGTTCTGTGTCCCTCTCAAGGACTCTCCCGGCCACAGTCTTTTGACCGGCTACATCCAGACTGAGCTGCGAGGGATGCTACCACAGTCTGCAGTAGACACTGCCATGTCTAGTACTCTGGCCAATTTCTACTCTGACCTCAAAAAGGCACTCAAAACATAG